From the Oleiphilus messinensis genome, one window contains:
- a CDS encoding oligosaccharide flippase family protein, protein MIISRTLKSAILALGQFLNALIGVICVVVLTRVFDKQDFASFSQAVLAFTFVLPFLALGLHRAPLYFMAGETVRSRGLLGETLILLTFMGMLFSLFLLLGGNKLLADQFNNPGLASLLNYLAPYSLVALPILALPACLTAMNKVQQVPMFTVVSRFIALVMVLLGACYWQTPSAALVGLTISGFLVLPWALGLMYRSCSGQLWPNYKSLVAQVKFAIPVGIAAVLGAVQVQLDKLFVASMGTPEEFAVFVIGAQQLPVVAMITGSVATVTLVDLRQFYLQGRLVDLVHLWQSALLKVAVFMIPIMILGLVLADDVIPFLFTAAYAEAVLPFQLYLLLLFGRMANYGNLLVAGGNPQFLPLVLLITVIAGVSLNWVLIPEFGYMGAVYGTLIASYCVEIPLHLLLVRWRLGVWMFSGFNFRLLSKILFCALIAAGASLLCKQIDHILMRMIMVTCVYLVILLLTYRTTGIAAFIGLKSHLITIKRRGLSNGSS, encoded by the coding sequence ATGATCATATCAAGGACGCTTAAATCGGCAATCCTTGCGCTGGGGCAGTTTTTAAATGCGCTAATTGGTGTGATTTGCGTAGTGGTGTTAACCCGGGTATTTGATAAACAGGATTTCGCTTCTTTCAGTCAAGCCGTACTCGCGTTTACCTTTGTTTTACCTTTTCTCGCTTTGGGTTTGCACCGGGCTCCACTTTATTTCATGGCAGGTGAAACGGTGCGCTCCCGTGGATTGTTAGGTGAAACCCTAATACTTCTTACCTTTATGGGAATGTTATTCAGCCTTTTTTTACTGCTTGGTGGCAATAAACTGCTGGCTGATCAGTTTAATAATCCGGGACTCGCCTCACTGCTGAATTATCTCGCACCTTATTCCCTTGTAGCGTTGCCTATTTTAGCCTTGCCAGCGTGCCTTACGGCAATGAATAAAGTACAGCAGGTGCCCATGTTTACGGTAGTCAGTCGATTCATTGCTTTGGTTATGGTTTTGTTGGGGGCATGTTACTGGCAAACACCCAGTGCGGCGCTTGTAGGCTTGACGATCAGTGGATTTTTGGTTTTGCCTTGGGCGCTCGGGTTGATGTATCGGAGTTGCTCTGGTCAACTTTGGCCAAACTATAAGAGTCTGGTCGCTCAGGTAAAGTTTGCAATACCCGTTGGAATCGCTGCCGTTCTGGGTGCGGTTCAGGTGCAATTAGACAAGTTGTTTGTAGCATCCATGGGGACTCCAGAAGAGTTTGCTGTTTTTGTGATTGGTGCTCAGCAATTGCCTGTTGTGGCTATGATTACAGGGTCCGTCGCGACTGTGACACTGGTCGACTTAAGGCAGTTTTATCTACAAGGCCGGCTGGTGGATCTTGTGCATTTGTGGCAATCCGCGCTTTTGAAAGTCGCTGTATTTATGATTCCGATTATGATCCTGGGGCTAGTGCTGGCGGATGACGTGATTCCGTTTTTATTTACCGCCGCATATGCAGAGGCCGTATTGCCCTTTCAACTGTATTTATTGTTGTTATTCGGCAGAATGGCCAACTATGGAAACCTTTTGGTTGCCGGTGGTAACCCACAGTTTCTACCATTGGTCTTGCTGATTACTGTAATCGCGGGTGTGAGTTTGAACTGGGTGTTAATTCCTGAGTTTGGATACATGGGAGCGGTTTATGGGACACTGATAGCATCCTATTGCGTAGAAATCCCCTTGCATCTGCTATTGGTGCGTTGGCGACTTGGAGTCTGGATGTTTTCGGGCTTCAATTTTCGGTTATTGTCTAAAATTCTATTTTGTGCCCTGATTGCGGCCGGGGCATCGTTACTTTGTAAACAAATTGATCATATCTTGATGAGAATGATCATGGTGACGTGTGTTTACCTCGTTATTCTACTTCTTACATACCGGACTACTGGTATTGCCGCGTTCATCGGCCTTAAATCTCATTTGATAACAATAAAGCGAAGGGGACTCAGTAATGGATCATCATGA
- a CDS encoding beta propeller repeat protein codes for MAKRRGVRPLHLDDSGRLWASRGFRLFCSDDGGATYVKQGLLRPGFKHSLKVQFRLLARLFREGIHHFHVFPDGSQVAVLKSGIYCRAKGEQEFRKTYRFVRGSRPLNICVDEGNRLYFGEYFSNPERTSVHIFRSLDQGNTWSVVHTFPDGAVRHVHGVYWDSFRRGLWVLTGDLDHESGVYLTTDSFAYLKPVLTGSQRARAVSLIPLSDGVILPTDTEVDNNVAQWLDPATGLCKHTADLPGSVFYSTVCADFYIFATVVEPSDVNHSQRVYIYFSKDGQRWKILHQATKDRWHMRYFQYGTYLFPSGVNHTAILYAFGQAVVGSDGCMLVFDLKQAWQEREYVPEPDNALT; via the coding sequence ATGGCAAAGAGAAGGGGAGTTCGACCCCTACATCTGGACGACTCGGGCCGTCTCTGGGCAAGTCGAGGATTTAGACTGTTTTGCTCTGATGACGGTGGTGCCACCTACGTCAAACAGGGTTTGTTACGTCCGGGTTTTAAACACAGTTTGAAAGTGCAGTTCAGGCTGCTGGCGCGATTGTTTCGAGAAGGTATTCATCACTTTCATGTTTTCCCGGATGGTAGCCAGGTCGCTGTATTGAAGAGCGGGATCTACTGCAGGGCCAAGGGAGAACAGGAGTTTCGGAAAACCTATCGATTTGTCCGTGGCTCGAGACCGCTCAATATATGTGTGGATGAAGGGAATAGGTTATATTTTGGAGAGTACTTCAGTAACCCGGAGCGAACGTCTGTCCATATATTTCGTTCTCTGGATCAGGGAAACACTTGGTCTGTAGTGCACACATTTCCTGATGGCGCAGTGCGACATGTGCATGGTGTTTATTGGGATTCATTTCGCCGGGGACTGTGGGTATTGACTGGCGATCTGGATCATGAAAGTGGGGTCTACTTGACTACGGATTCGTTTGCTTACCTGAAACCGGTTTTAACCGGTTCTCAGCGTGCCAGGGCAGTCAGTTTGATACCGTTGTCTGATGGAGTTATTTTGCCCACAGACACTGAAGTTGATAATAATGTCGCGCAATGGCTGGATCCGGCGACAGGTCTGTGCAAACACACGGCTGACTTACCTGGAAGTGTATTTTACAGTACGGTGTGCGCCGACTTTTATATCTTTGCCACTGTGGTTGAGCCAAGTGATGTAAATCATTCGCAGCGTGTGTACATCTATTTCAGCAAAGATGGTCAACGATGGAAAATTTTGCATCAAGCTACTAAAGATCGGTGGCATATGCGGTATTTTCAGTATGGGACATACTTGTTTCCATCGGGAGTGAATCACACTGCTATCTTGTATGCTTTCGGGCAAGCTGTAGTCGGCTCTGATGGCTGTATGTTGGTTTTTGACCTGAAACAGGCATGGCAAGAGCGGGAATATGTTCCAGAGCCAGACAATGCACTGACATGA
- a CDS encoding sulfotransferase family protein — translation MNTKHEDSEIKEEFNNVVFVVGVGRSGTSLLQSMLHAHPDIMFPPETSFLRRYVANGKYGQLRQQLGISGLVEVLAQDEKIQRLNLSLVELEKGVCKEATGSAFYRYLLSTYIQKRKADEKTFIPWVGDKDPRCLEWMMLIWRIFPDAKVIHIYRDPRDVLLSKRKAAWSRSKPVMWHLFANSVQIKMGVADGKNRMPGNYHECSYEALISDPANTLHRICQFLSLSYDVSMLGYAKVSGELVSESEMEWKKETFGPLLPENSQKWRQNLTAYQCVLTEKLCSQVMGMGNYSPTEDRLSFWGHCKIRVWTVIFAMGQLIYRIVKVVKYENGKEKGSSTPTSGRLGPSLGKSRI, via the coding sequence ATGAATACAAAACACGAAGATTCTGAGATAAAGGAAGAATTCAACAATGTCGTGTTTGTTGTGGGTGTAGGGCGTTCAGGGACATCCCTGTTGCAAAGTATGCTTCATGCTCATCCTGATATTATGTTTCCTCCAGAAACCAGTTTCCTTCGTCGCTACGTAGCAAATGGTAAATATGGGCAATTGCGTCAGCAACTTGGAATATCCGGTTTGGTTGAAGTATTGGCTCAAGATGAAAAAATTCAGCGTCTGAATTTGAGTTTAGTTGAGTTGGAAAAAGGCGTTTGCAAAGAGGCTACGGGTAGTGCGTTCTATCGCTACCTGCTATCGACCTACATACAGAAGCGAAAGGCAGATGAAAAGACCTTCATTCCATGGGTTGGTGATAAAGACCCTCGGTGTCTGGAATGGATGATGTTGATCTGGCGTATTTTCCCGGATGCGAAAGTGATTCATATTTATCGAGACCCCAGAGATGTCTTACTTTCCAAACGTAAAGCCGCGTGGTCCAGATCAAAACCGGTAATGTGGCACCTGTTTGCGAATAGTGTACAAATTAAAATGGGCGTTGCTGACGGCAAAAACAGGATGCCGGGAAACTACCATGAGTGCTCGTATGAGGCGCTTATCTCTGACCCTGCCAATACGCTTCACCGCATCTGCCAGTTTCTGTCTCTGAGTTATGATGTAAGCATGCTTGGATATGCCAAGGTTAGTGGTGAGTTAGTTTCCGAATCTGAAATGGAATGGAAAAAAGAAACGTTTGGTCCACTCCTCCCTGAAAACAGCCAAAAATGGCGTCAGAACTTGACTGCATACCAATGTGTGTTGACTGAAAAACTGTGTAGTCAAGTAATGGGAATGGGAAACTACAGCCCAACAGAAGACAGGCTTTCCTTCTGGGGGCATTGTAAGATCCGGGTGTGGACAGTGATTTTTGCAATGGGGCAGCTGATTTACCGAATCGTCAAGGTCGTAAAGTATGAAAATGGCAAAGAGAAGGGGAGTTCGACCCCTACATCTGGACGACTCGGGCCGTCTCTGGGCAAGTCGAGGATTTAG
- a CDS encoding alginate lyase family protein, which translates to MPVTSSSMSAKSHQPSTLQNPFKRASGLLKEIQLIGSAAFLFRVKRVLSQKSGLAKMQHPVRATTTLGSRLRNNGAFTMEVWRENQKPFIGENLSEIEDFLYTQLTASDRIRILERGRDAAIGKILAFRGWRADYSWPIDWFIDPKSGYRWQPCHASEVLQRAKPGPTGDIKNCWEFARFLHVPDIVRAYLVSKDIQLIDRLMAQWQSFSELNPINQGPHWVSEQEVAIRGLMAIYTLYVLEHAGLLTESWFDTLMDQISCCAYFCFEDIEFARRCISNNHYLAGILGFYLPSILFSGLPQAAQWRKRGRAYLIEVLESQWHEDGGYIQPSHNYHRLALGYLTWVRKLAQLDQDTDLLSLIDNRLVMSRALLSVMQVGKKGELPNWGPNDGAYFVPWCETDFADFRPILAVVNRILDQNTALEPGPWDEALIWLGLSGHRNRQVQLNSAHSDQPGLHCFSKAGLMLHRRQNWSGVLRCGPVLSRYGQQADQLHFDFWWKGNNVLVDAGSGCYADPKIHEWYRGTAGHNTIQIDMQSQMNPYRPFLFLDWAHGIAQKGLPGELFGGYHSGYSRKDRLTYHYRWCLPVDQGCYVIDYVQTDSPVNIDLAWHLGAYPAHNVKRGVYSVPVHKDELTLSWLCSLPDVQEHLVEAGEHFPDASFSRHYGEFEHASTIHLRGWVTSGAVILTAIGQFDLVDAVVTGNTVQIPGRIDVAIDELLRAQ; encoded by the coding sequence ATGCCTGTAACATCAAGTTCCATGTCTGCAAAATCACATCAACCCAGTACTCTGCAAAATCCTTTTAAGCGGGCCTCTGGACTCCTTAAAGAAATACAGTTGATCGGTAGCGCCGCGTTTCTTTTTCGAGTTAAGCGAGTCCTGTCTCAGAAATCTGGATTAGCCAAAATGCAACACCCGGTGCGAGCCACTACCACCTTAGGTTCACGGCTTCGCAACAACGGTGCTTTTACAATGGAAGTGTGGCGGGAGAATCAAAAGCCCTTTATTGGCGAAAATCTCTCGGAGATTGAAGATTTTTTGTATACGCAGCTCACTGCATCTGACCGCATCAGAATCCTTGAGCGAGGTCGAGACGCGGCTATTGGTAAAATCCTGGCGTTTCGAGGATGGCGAGCGGACTACAGTTGGCCGATAGATTGGTTTATTGATCCAAAGTCGGGCTACCGTTGGCAACCTTGCCATGCGAGTGAAGTGTTGCAACGTGCCAAGCCTGGTCCGACGGGTGATATCAAAAACTGTTGGGAGTTCGCTCGGTTTCTGCATGTTCCTGATATTGTGCGTGCCTATCTAGTCAGTAAAGATATTCAGTTGATCGATCGGTTGATGGCACAGTGGCAGTCTTTTTCAGAGCTGAATCCGATTAATCAAGGTCCTCACTGGGTCAGCGAGCAGGAGGTGGCCATCCGTGGTTTGATGGCAATATACACACTTTATGTTCTAGAGCATGCTGGACTTTTGACTGAGTCGTGGTTTGATACTTTGATGGATCAAATCAGCTGTTGCGCGTATTTTTGTTTTGAAGATATTGAGTTTGCTCGTCGTTGTATTTCCAACAATCATTACCTGGCCGGAATTCTCGGATTCTATCTACCGAGTATCTTGTTTTCCGGACTGCCTCAAGCTGCTCAGTGGCGAAAACGAGGGCGGGCATATTTGATTGAGGTATTGGAAAGTCAATGGCATGAGGATGGTGGCTATATACAGCCCTCACATAATTACCACCGATTGGCGTTAGGCTATTTGACTTGGGTCCGTAAACTTGCTCAATTGGATCAGGATACTGATTTGTTGAGTCTGATTGACAACCGACTGGTGATGTCTCGCGCTTTATTGTCAGTGATGCAGGTTGGAAAAAAAGGTGAATTACCAAATTGGGGACCAAATGATGGTGCTTACTTTGTGCCATGGTGCGAAACGGATTTTGCTGATTTTAGACCAATATTGGCGGTAGTTAACCGTATCCTGGATCAAAACACAGCACTTGAACCCGGCCCGTGGGATGAAGCATTAATCTGGTTGGGACTGTCCGGTCATCGTAATCGTCAGGTTCAGCTGAATTCGGCGCACTCGGATCAACCGGGCTTGCACTGCTTCAGCAAGGCTGGATTGATGCTCCACCGTCGGCAAAATTGGTCCGGTGTTTTGCGTTGTGGTCCAGTGTTGTCTCGCTACGGTCAACAGGCTGATCAATTGCATTTTGATTTTTGGTGGAAAGGCAACAATGTTCTGGTAGATGCTGGATCAGGATGCTATGCCGATCCTAAGATTCATGAGTGGTACCGTGGTACGGCGGGTCATAATACCATCCAGATCGATATGCAAAGCCAAATGAACCCTTATCGACCTTTCCTGTTTCTGGACTGGGCGCACGGTATCGCACAGAAGGGGCTGCCTGGTGAGTTGTTTGGCGGCTATCACTCTGGATATTCACGAAAAGATCGGCTTACCTATCATTACCGCTGGTGTTTACCGGTGGATCAAGGTTGTTATGTGATTGATTATGTCCAGACAGATTCACCCGTGAATATTGATTTGGCCTGGCATTTGGGTGCGTATCCGGCTCATAACGTAAAACGAGGTGTTTATAGTGTTCCAGTGCACAAGGATGAGTTGACGTTATCCTGGCTCTGTTCATTACCCGATGTGCAGGAGCATTTGGTGGAAGCAGGTGAGCATTTCCCGGATGCGAGTTTTTCCCGGCACTACGGTGAGTTTGAGCATGCATCAACGATTCATCTCCGAGGTTGGGTTACGTCAGGCGCTGTCATACTTACGGCGATTGGTCAGTTCGATCTGGTAGATGCGGTCGTTACCGGTAATACGGTACAGATTCCGGGTCGAATTGATGTCGCAATTGACGAGTTGTTAAGAGCACAATAA
- a CDS encoding glycosyltransferase family 4 protein, with amino-acid sequence MYPDIWLINHYSGNLEHGMEYRHFFLARHLVKLGHKVTIISASFHHLYTKPPSVEDSFLLKEVDGVQFLWIKVPRYEGNGVARLWNTVAFTARLVFFSNRITRLIGRPGIVMGSTPHPFIVMNLMHLKRKFKVPVIFEVRDLWPLMLVELGSISARHPLSKLFGWLERIAYRNSDLVISLWHSADQYMFAQGLEKDRFAYLPNGIELSDNGEVESVTLEHPLNDEIRSLRKQGYFIVGYAGSHGLANPLECIVQACIRLREHGIDDVLFYLVGEGPDKARIVEMAEQHELQNLRFYEYVNKDVIMGFYQEIDVAYMGLKDLPLFKYGPTPNKLMDYLASAKPVIYGINSSFDPVTGIGAGVKVKPDSPEELVTAVLELKSKSVLERKKMGQAGLLYAREELNFKSLATKLHKLCTQLTTSDARC; translated from the coding sequence ATGTATCCTGATATTTGGCTTATCAATCATTACAGTGGCAATCTTGAACATGGCATGGAATACCGTCATTTTTTTCTGGCTCGTCATCTTGTCAAGTTAGGTCATAAGGTGACAATTATCAGTGCCTCTTTTCATCATTTGTATACGAAACCGCCATCAGTTGAAGATTCCTTTTTGCTGAAAGAAGTAGATGGTGTTCAATTTTTATGGATAAAAGTTCCCCGCTATGAGGGGAATGGTGTGGCCCGGTTATGGAATACGGTTGCTTTCACGGCTCGCCTCGTTTTTTTTAGTAATCGTATTACCCGCTTGATCGGCCGCCCAGGTATTGTCATGGGATCAACGCCACATCCTTTTATCGTTATGAATCTGATGCATTTGAAACGTAAGTTTAAAGTGCCGGTCATTTTTGAGGTCCGTGATCTCTGGCCCTTAATGCTAGTGGAGTTGGGGTCAATTAGTGCCCGCCATCCTCTAAGTAAGCTGTTTGGTTGGCTCGAGCGTATTGCGTATCGGAATTCAGATTTAGTCATTTCACTTTGGCACTCTGCAGATCAATATATGTTTGCTCAAGGGCTCGAGAAAGATCGTTTCGCCTACCTGCCAAACGGTATAGAGTTGAGTGACAATGGAGAGGTTGAATCGGTAACCTTAGAGCATCCATTAAATGATGAGATTCGATCCTTGCGGAAGCAGGGTTATTTTATTGTGGGGTATGCGGGCAGCCATGGTTTGGCAAATCCTCTGGAGTGTATTGTTCAGGCATGTATCCGATTGCGAGAACATGGGATAGATGATGTACTTTTCTATTTGGTTGGTGAAGGACCGGATAAAGCGCGAATTGTTGAGATGGCTGAGCAGCATGAATTGCAGAACCTCAGGTTTTATGAGTATGTCAATAAAGATGTCATTATGGGGTTTTATCAAGAAATTGACGTTGCCTACATGGGGTTAAAGGACTTGCCCCTGTTTAAATACGGACCGACCCCGAATAAATTAATGGATTATCTGGCCAGTGCCAAACCCGTAATCTACGGCATAAATTCCAGTTTTGATCCGGTTACGGGGATTGGTGCTGGTGTGAAGGTCAAACCTGACAGCCCAGAGGAGTTAGTGACTGCTGTGCTTGAATTAAAATCAAAATCGGTCTTGGAACGCAAAAAAATGGGACAGGCTGGCCTCTTGTATGCACGCGAAGAACTGAACTTCAAGTCGCTTGCGACCAAACTGCATAAACTCTGTACCCAATTGACGACGTCTGATGCGAGGTGCTGA
- a CDS encoding sulfotransferase family protein — protein sequence MTSPSWRKFLLWAILSERNFCVLVLQNKGKFTEGKAIGSNLSNPVIIVGAARSGTTMMRDALSRHPDLGLVPYEMNGLWHYGISNIKHDMLDAQVHFTPENAQYIRSELARILASTGKKRLIEKTAANVMRIDFVHAVLPDAKIVHIVRDGRAVVASALIRWQAKPEAGYLMKKAGTIPLSRLPKMALEYGLNRIKGAVSGRGHTMSWGPVWPELASDMDVLPLVGVCAKQWQVSVKSAFASRIPAEQIMQIRYEDVVADPENVFNSIASFLDIDPTAPDFQQHICTQINDGSADKWREAFSSEELKIIYSVAGEVLQELGYVS from the coding sequence TTGACTTCGCCCAGTTGGCGAAAATTTCTTTTATGGGCCATACTCAGCGAGCGCAATTTTTGTGTTTTAGTGCTTCAAAATAAAGGGAAATTCACTGAGGGTAAGGCAATCGGCTCTAATCTTTCTAATCCGGTAATAATTGTCGGAGCTGCTCGTTCCGGCACAACAATGATGCGGGATGCACTATCGAGGCATCCGGATTTGGGGCTCGTTCCGTATGAAATGAATGGGCTTTGGCACTATGGCATCAGTAATATTAAACACGACATGCTCGATGCTCAGGTGCATTTTACCCCTGAAAATGCGCAATATATTCGTAGTGAACTTGCTCGCATTTTGGCTAGCACTGGGAAAAAAAGGCTGATAGAAAAAACAGCGGCCAATGTTATGCGTATTGATTTTGTCCATGCAGTACTCCCTGATGCCAAAATAGTTCATATTGTTCGGGATGGACGGGCGGTTGTCGCTTCGGCGCTGATCCGTTGGCAGGCGAAACCAGAGGCGGGCTACTTGATGAAAAAAGCAGGAACTATTCCCTTGTCACGTCTACCAAAAATGGCACTAGAATATGGACTTAACCGAATTAAAGGCGCTGTGAGTGGGCGTGGGCACACAATGAGCTGGGGACCAGTTTGGCCAGAATTAGCATCAGATATGGATGTGTTACCTTTGGTTGGTGTTTGCGCTAAACAGTGGCAGGTTTCTGTGAAATCAGCTTTTGCCAGCCGGATACCTGCTGAACAAATCATGCAGATTCGTTATGAAGATGTTGTGGCTGATCCAGAAAATGTTTTCAATAGTATCGCCTCTTTTTTGGATATTGATCCGACTGCTCCCGATTTTCAACAGCATATTTGTACCCAGATCAATGACGGCAGTGCTGATAAATGGCGGGAAGCTTTTTCAAGTGAAGAGCTGAAGATTATATATTCCGTAGCCGGTGAAGTTTTGCAGGAACTTGGCTATGTATCCTGA
- a CDS encoding amidohydrolase family protein has translation MQADILISDVAVFDGIAAHPLLTHRDVLLKDGRIAAIRDHDPEHSADVKIEGRGMTLMPGLIDFHVHVGGTEAPPWQPVFYTPEYTLSAFLAMGVTSVVDLGGIPQLLEKLNGELATGEITGPRLFYAGRQITAEQSHPGPLIDESLAWPMNSLIKALMVDEVNDESDMDVLIQDRLESGSTLVKIMVDSIPLDSPMLSAESAKRIVAAAHRQHLPVAAHIGSDANLRTALNAGVDVIAHSVNQSELQAETLAELARSETPVVSTLRVFDNIAAVKKGLNPVTAHDARVMDQMIVESFTAPEAITSAMAEYADHIANNRNQSYRGCERMRRAGVPVLMGTDSPLFGAPAGSSAYFELKLLVTQCGYTPAEALQAATSLPGQVLSDWTGQAHLGKVLVDAPADLLLIKGMPSENIDALQQIQTVISRGAVVTRNLPDLSMY, from the coding sequence ATGCAAGCTGATATTTTAATATCCGATGTTGCCGTGTTTGATGGGATCGCGGCTCATCCCCTGCTGACCCATCGGGATGTGTTGCTCAAAGACGGGCGTATTGCGGCGATCCGCGACCATGATCCTGAGCATAGCGCAGATGTCAAAATTGAAGGCCGTGGCATGACCCTGATGCCGGGTTTGATTGACTTTCATGTCCATGTCGGTGGCACTGAGGCACCGCCATGGCAACCGGTTTTTTATACGCCGGAGTATACATTGTCTGCATTTTTGGCAATGGGCGTCACTTCAGTTGTGGATTTGGGCGGGATTCCGCAATTACTGGAAAAACTGAACGGTGAGCTTGCAACTGGGGAGATCACCGGGCCGCGTTTGTTTTATGCAGGTCGTCAGATTACGGCAGAACAAAGCCATCCGGGACCACTTATTGATGAATCTCTGGCCTGGCCGATGAATTCATTGATAAAGGCATTGATGGTGGATGAAGTAAACGATGAATCGGATATGGATGTCCTGATTCAAGATCGTCTGGAGTCCGGAAGCACGCTGGTAAAAATCATGGTGGACAGTATTCCCCTTGATTCACCCATGCTCAGTGCCGAAAGTGCCAAGCGGATAGTTGCTGCAGCCCATCGGCAACACTTACCGGTTGCAGCCCATATCGGTTCGGATGCGAATTTAAGAACGGCGTTGAATGCCGGTGTCGACGTTATTGCGCACAGCGTGAACCAATCGGAATTACAAGCTGAAACTTTGGCGGAGCTTGCCAGGAGCGAAACGCCGGTGGTCAGTACATTACGGGTTTTCGATAATATTGCGGCGGTAAAAAAGGGTCTTAACCCGGTTACAGCACACGATGCCAGAGTAATGGATCAGATGATCGTTGAATCGTTTACCGCTCCAGAGGCGATCACATCGGCGATGGCGGAATACGCAGACCATATCGCCAATAACCGCAATCAGTCATACCGGGGGTGTGAGCGAATGCGTAGGGCTGGTGTGCCGGTGTTAATGGGAACGGATTCTCCACTGTTCGGTGCACCGGCAGGCAGTTCAGCCTATTTCGAATTGAAACTGCTTGTCACCCAGTGTGGCTACACTCCGGCTGAAGCCCTGCAAGCAGCAACCAGTTTACCCGGGCAGGTTCTGTCTGACTGGACCGGCCAGGCCCACCTCGGAAAAGTGTTGGTGGATGCGCCTGCTGATCTGCTATTGATCAAGGGCATGCCCAGCGAAAATATTGATGCGCTTCAGCAAATTCAAACGGTGATTTCTCGGGGAGCCGTGGTCACGCGAAATCTGCCTGACCTGTCCATGTACTAA
- a CDS encoding fatty acid desaturase family protein yields MTQTLSLSDYLSKDEIKAFTARSDVMGWLAIITAWSGVALIFWAMALASQGPLWVAIPGVVLGSILLAGRQLALSIIVHDAAHGTLFKTRALNYRLTDWLCARPLWNDLAKYRVYHLVHHTRTGTEDDPDLILRAGYPTTRASLTRKFLRDLSGIVGLKYILGRILMDAGVLKWTVTGEVVWLPRDKTGKFEHIKQFLKNSAPMVLSNLILFSVLALSGHGWLYLCWVIAHLTFFMLFMRIRSMAEHGDCERSLDMFKNTRSMRAGWLVRALVAPIGVNYHMEHHLLASCPYFRLKKLHNLLRARNAVPEAVSYGEVIKMMSRLNPQGQV; encoded by the coding sequence ATGACCCAAACTCTATCATTGTCAGATTACCTCTCAAAAGACGAGATTAAAGCGTTTACCGCGCGATCGGATGTGATGGGATGGCTCGCAATCATAACGGCCTGGAGTGGGGTCGCACTTATTTTTTGGGCAATGGCGCTCGCCAGCCAGGGGCCGCTCTGGGTTGCGATTCCCGGTGTCGTGCTGGGCAGCATTTTACTCGCGGGCCGGCAATTGGCGCTCTCCATCATTGTGCACGATGCCGCCCATGGCACCTTGTTTAAAACACGGGCATTGAACTATCGACTTACCGACTGGCTTTGTGCCCGCCCGCTCTGGAATGATTTGGCAAAATACCGGGTCTACCACCTTGTTCACCACACCCGTACCGGAACCGAAGATGATCCGGATTTGATTCTCAGGGCAGGCTACCCGACAACCCGGGCATCACTGACACGAAAATTTCTCCGTGACTTGAGTGGTATTGTCGGATTGAAATATATACTGGGGCGAATACTCATGGATGCGGGCGTGCTGAAGTGGACCGTAACCGGGGAAGTGGTTTGGTTGCCCCGTGATAAAACAGGCAAATTTGAGCACATTAAACAGTTTTTAAAAAACAGTGCGCCCATGGTTTTAAGCAACCTGATCCTGTTCAGCGTATTGGCGCTGTCTGGACACGGGTGGTTGTACTTGTGCTGGGTAATTGCCCACTTGACCTTTTTTATGCTGTTCATGCGCATTCGGTCGATGGCCGAACATGGAGACTGTGAACGCAGCCTCGATATGTTTAAAAACACACGCTCCATGCGAGCCGGTTGGCTGGTCCGCGCACTGGTTGCGCCAATTGGTGTCAATTATCACATGGAGCATCATTTATTGGCCTCGTGCCCTTATTTTCGCCTGAAAAAGCTACATAACCTGCTCCGCGCCCGGAATGCCGTTCCCGAGGCTGTCAGCTATGGGGAGGTCATAAAAATGATGTCCCGGCTCAATCCCCAAGGCCAGGTTTGA